aaagagatAATTAATCCTTTTTTTAAGTGCATGGGAATTATTTCAACAATAGGGTTAAGataacgaaataattttagCATTTCGCCTACATAACGGTATCTAAACGTTACGGAGTTTATTGAACTTAGGTCATTACACTTACGACAAAATATCAATTAGACTTAATTGATTAATGcggttattttaaaacgaaaactaATTGATTAGCgcataaaataacaattgtaatgaaataataatgttcaaAAATAGATCTCACTTGTTTAACACGGCGatctaaatatatttggtaATCAGTTCTGAACGTGCGATTAATGGTTAATAGATGAAATTTAAAACGCACTAGAGAACAAAGGATTCGCTGCGTCTGTACATACGATGTCAGCTGTTTTTGATCATATCATATGAAAACACAAACAAAGTGCTGTCGTAAGGATCGATTGCTCACCTCAAATTTATTCCTTCCGGAATAAGTCATACTCGGGAACGGCGTCACCTTAGCCACAGTGTTGAATTTTATTCACactcttattataaattttaaacactaGCGAAATATCGCACAAACAAATATGGAGGACTTTTTGATTTTTCGCCGACCGACTAGGTGCGCGGTATAGGTACTTCGCTGTTGCACTTGCCGTGCGTTCTGAAATTTCATCGTCAAACACCTttcgtatgtatatttaatctgtccaaaaatgattttacacgtcgcaattttattgaatgataaatatgattaaatttctgtatttttaacatatattgaaccataatctataatatatttataaaactcctacggctaaaaaatataatttcagaaCAGATAAgtagttttgttttgatattatgaCAGTTATGAATTCACAGATTATGCACTACACACAGCTACTCATCTCTCAacattataatactattaagatatattaaagctaagctatttttattattaaaaactggaaacagttttaattttttagtttgcaatatagtgtttttttttttcataaaattgtaaCTTCTCGATTTCTGCTCCACCTTATACATTCTGCATTTCTCTAATAAAAGTTGTTCATTTCTttgattattcttataaaattgtttccTGGTTTCCGAGTGTGAATAACTATCAATCAACAATAAAATCCGTACATAATTTCTCCACCTAGAAGAATGTATGCcgtatacacaaatattttaaaagcaaattgctaccaagaaataaaataacttataagtttgtatcattttaatttatttcagacTTTATTACGCAAACACAAGTAAAAAACGCGCTCACATCAGAAGCTCACATTCTTTGTacaaagctatttttatttaattacactttaatgtatataatgagtCTTAATATAACACTTTCCTAATTGTATTGCTATATAAATGCTATTATagtatttctttcgatgttacgAAAAATGTGGACGAGATAAAACTTCTAACACTATTAAAATACGTTGATATTATCCCAAATCATGTTACAAGCAACGCAtgagaacatttatttttatttcaaatgtgtaGGCGAATAGTAAGTGTTTACTAACATTGGCACTATAACAAATATGAACCATctcttacatcgctaatacTTCACCAActaggaaataagatgttatgtaccttatgCCAAAATCttaatacctaatattttaaacaaatattcgaTTTGAAATTGATTCATTTACTAGCTGCTAAAGTACGACGACAAAGAGCATTTGCATGTAATTTggccttaaaataatttatcaataattataatacattagtaTGAACACTTCAGACGAACATTGCAACGGACACAGCACTCCGCTTGTAATGTAACACGATAGTCTCATTCGACTGGTAATATTAGACTAACTCAATGCATACTTATTCGGATATTCGTCAACGCGTTACGTTTGTAAcattcgaatataatataatatagtctaATGTACTCATTACTATTACTATTTGTTACATTACACACGGATGTTTTATCGGGAGTATCATCTTTAAGTTTTTACTCAAACTGAATTCAGTAGTAAAGAATATgattatggaaataaaaaatttgaccttcaaaattaaaattcacgaCAGTcctgaataaattaattgatttataccAGAATCACTAGGGGTGTAAAAAGGGCATATAAAGGTCATAGTAAAATAAGAAAACTCACatacattcatattaaaatattatactcctTATTTGGGCAGGAGTGTAATATCAACAATTAAACCTCGGTGGACAAAATGGAATGTTCAAGCTTAACGTGAACTATGTGATGCCCACATTAGTTCTTCACAAATGGATCCGCTATAGGATTATCGATTCTCTCAAACGGATAATAGGGATGAGTTTGCCAAAACGATGGTAAAGTGTATCTTGTTTTAGTGTCGAACTCGTTGATTTTCTCAATCTCTTCAGATGTCAATTCaaaatcgaaaatattaatattttccttcaaaCGCTTGTATTTTAGTGTTTTCGGTATGGGTATAACGTTCCTGTCCacctgttaaataaaatttattgttaactatagtaataaaatacaaaaataactatgaataatttatcgcaagttatttttttaataaaacttcaaaatgGTTACATATTGTGGTAACGTCAGCCACCATAATTACATCGTAGTCTACTAAAATAAAAgcgtgattttaatttaatttaattaataataacagaatCCAAACAAAAGAGGCTaacttaattttacaaaactaggAATAGTTTTAGTTTTGCCGCCAGCTGATGAGTACTTACCAGCCATCTGAGAACAACCTGCGGTGTGGTTTTCCCGTACTTGTTTGCTATTGCCAACAGCGACGGGTTATCGAGTTTGGGTCCCGGGAAGTGCATGCCGTACCGCATAACTAACGAACCGAACGGGCTAAAGCCCATCACTACGATGCCCTGTGACTGGGCGTAATCGACGAGTTCTTTTTGGATTATCTGTGGATGAATCtagaacaaaacaatattattgaaaatgtatgTAAGTCATTCCAGAAATATATCACTAGTTAatcaataaagttaatttacgtCAAAAAAAGAAGGAAACTTTTTGCGAGATGAGTACAAGCCGAATATAGtggtaaatgttttataataacaaagcttttctaatatctttaaaatcaaGATAATTACCTCGATTTCTATAACGACAGGCTTAATATTCCCCTTTTCTATCACCCGTTGCAGCTGTTCCTTATTAAAATTGGAGACTCCGATGGACTTCGTGAGACCCAAGCGCTGTGCGTCCTCCAGACCGCGCCAGGTCTCCATATAGTCCACTTCGGAGTGACTGTAGTCCTCCTAAGATATATTTGGGGTAAAATtgcaaattgtattatattgaataaaaatgccAATCTAAATATGAACAAATCATGGTCATCaatccccgttgaatcgcattCCGATCCGCTgggcgaaaaataaaaaatatagataataccctcgtaaaaaatattaaaatctatgaaatcgttatatatatagaagaaaatcgtttgaattttttattacagaattaaataaatatctcacGTTAAGTCCGATAGGCCAGTGCATCAAGTAAAGGTCTACATAGCTCAGCCCCATCTTCTGGAGCGATTCATTTAAAGCCTTCACCACTTGCTCCCTCTTATGTTGAGTGTTCCAAAGCTGaaatatatacgtaaaaaaCAGTTatcatagttttaaaaatgctaAACTGTTGAATTTGAACttgttttaaatcttatactaaataattgCTTACGACTTACGAGTGACTCTTTACAGCTATTTCCAATGGAGTATTTTTTCAGCAGCATAATATGAATGTTAAGATGcgttaacattatattaagctTACTTTAGATAATTAGGCCCATTGGGATCTAAGATGCTTTATCCCTCGTGCCAGTGATGAGCCAACTCTCTTTCCCTTTAGGAAGTTTAACAAATATAGTTTAACAAAAGTAATACCTTAGTAGTTATAAAGATGTCTTCTCTCCGGACGACTCCTTCTTCAATTTTCATCCTGACAGCCTCTCCGATTTCCCCCTCTGTCTCGTATACTGAAGCCGTGTCAAAGTGTCTGTAGCCGACGTCGATGGCTCCGAGGATCACGTCTCTCAGCTGCTTGTTTTGTGATTTCGCCATGCCACGCTGTTGAAACGTAtggttttaagaaataatatcaatttttatgaGGTCGTATAACACTTTGGGATAGCGAGTTTGTTATTTGTTTGTGCTGAAAATTAAACTATTGAATATTGTCGACGCTGTGAGTAACAGACCTCCAATAGTAACAgagatatttaaaaactatatacattaatataatttaggatTTTATCTATTCTGGTATTTTATGTGTTATATGTTAAACTGTTGTTGTGTTTATATGTTAAACtccaaaaatattgaatattcccCCTATCCAGACGAGTCTCATTAAAGAAGGCGTATTGCTTAGATCTATTAAGCGACACGCCTCTCATTCGAACATCTCTATACGCTACCTATTCGGTGTTCTGAGtgcaaatttaataaagtacataatataCAGTGTGCGTATACTTGTTTcaaacatttaatgtatttggttagaatttaatttaaaaaaatattgaatattcagtctttttatcgaaaattatagattttctta
This genomic interval from Vanessa atalanta chromosome 27, ilVanAtal1.2, whole genome shotgun sequence contains the following:
- the LOC125074272 gene encoding aldo-keto reductase AKR2E4-like isoform X1, whose protein sequence is MDVLGAFVCFMLMSTALASVPKYKLNNGRDIPAIALGTFLGFDERGMAKSQNKQLRDVILGAIDVGYRHFDTASVYETEGEIGEAVRMKIEEGVVRREDIFITTKLWNTQHKREQVVKALNESLQKMGLSYVDLYLMHWPIGLNEDYSHSEVDYMETWRGLEDAQRLGLTKSIGVSNFNKEQLQRVIEKGNIKPVVIEIEIHPQIIQKELVDYAQSQGIVVMGFSPFGSLVMRYGMHFPGPKLDNPSLLAIANKYGKTTPQVVLRWLVDRNVIPIPKTLKYKRLKENINIFDFELTSEEIEKINEFDTKTRYTLPSFWQTHPYYPFERIDNPIADPFVKN
- the LOC125074272 gene encoding aldo-keto reductase AKR2E4-like isoform X2: MSTALASVPKYKLNNGRDIPAIALGTFLGFDERGMAKSQNKQLRDVILGAIDVGYRHFDTASVYETEGEIGEAVRMKIEEGVVRREDIFITTKLWNTQHKREQVVKALNESLQKMGLSYVDLYLMHWPIGLNEDYSHSEVDYMETWRGLEDAQRLGLTKSIGVSNFNKEQLQRVIEKGNIKPVVIEIEIHPQIIQKELVDYAQSQGIVVMGFSPFGSLVMRYGMHFPGPKLDNPSLLAIANKYGKTTPQVVLRWLVDRNVIPIPKTLKYKRLKENINIFDFELTSEEIEKINEFDTKTRYTLPSFWQTHPYYPFERIDNPIADPFVKN